One stretch of Rana temporaria chromosome 10, aRanTem1.1, whole genome shotgun sequence DNA includes these proteins:
- the TREH gene encoding trehalase isoform X2, which yields MNSSAWWVTLLTLFCVLQKKGVNGNFTTPCDSQIFCTGKFLHHVQMAKIFEDDKHFVDMSLRDSPNKIHKKFQSLLLTPPSGLVDREKLITFLNTSFNHPGTELEQWDPPDWNESPKFLSGIVDAEFRKWAQNLTSLWKSLGRKIKEEVKTQPDRYSLIYVPNPLIVPGGRFREFYYWDSYWVINGLILSEMTQTARGMIENFLYMVQRYGMIPNGGRIYYIRRSQPPFLTLMMESYMESQKNLTFLRESIPTLLKEYDFWMNNRSISVSLNGNNYTLNRYYVPVGEPRPESYSKDFELAENLTTTEAKQLLYSDITAAAESGWDFSTRWFYGSTDTLLDTKTSSVVPVDLNAILCRVERTLVKFYTDLGEPEMVSRFSEALKQRLKAVQDVLWDPDLGVWLDYNTEHQKRNTNFYPSNLSPLWASCYEDTTIVDKLVSYLEKSEALTYKNGLPTSMKNSGQQWDFPNGWAPLQHMVIEGLEKTQSPKAQEMAFKLAQKWVTSNFRVFKEYNAMFEKYDVEGDGKPGGGGEYEVQLGFGWSNGVILQLLDLYRSRLTSSAIMTSLSFSTLLLIIIPIIMLTLWV from the exons TCAGATCTTTTGCACGGGAAAATTCCTTCACCATGTCCAGATGGCCAAGATTTTTGAAGATGATAAACATTTTGTTGACATGAGCCTCCGTGATTCGCCTA acaaaatacataaaaaatttcAGAGTCTGCTTCTGACGCCCCCTAGTGGACTAGTGGATAGGGAAAAATTGATCACATTCCTGAACACATCCTTCAATCATCCTGGCACAGAACTGGAACAGTGGGACCCACCAGACTGGAATGAAAG CCCCAAATTCTTATCTGGTATTGTTGATGCTGAATTTCGCAAGTGGGCCCAAAATCTTACTTCCCTTTGGAAGTCATTGGGTAGAAAG ATCAAAGAAGAAGTAAAAACCcaaccagatcgatattcgctaaTCTATGTTCCAAATCCACTGATAGTACCTGGAGGTAGATTCCGAGAATTTTACTACTG GGATTCGTATTGGGTGATTAATGGACTTATTCTCTCTGAAATGACCCAGACAGCCAGAGGAATGATAGAAAATTTCCTTTATATGGTACAACG ATACGGAATGATCCCTAATGGAGGGAGAATATATTACATTCGCAGAAGCCAACCACCATTCCTTACTTTAATGATGGAAAGCTACATGGAAAGCCAAAAGAACCTCACCTTTCTCAG GGAATCCATCCCAACCTTGTTGAAAGAGTATGACTTCTGGATGAATAACCGGAGTATATCGGTGTCACTCAATGGAAACAATTACACGCTAAATCGATACTATGTACCAGTAGGGGAGCCAAG GCCCGAGTCTTATTCTAAAGATTTTGAGCTTGCTGAAAACCTTACAACAACAG AAGCAAAACAGTTGTTGTATTCGGACATTACAGCTGCTGCGGAGTCTGGTTGGGACTTTTCTACCCGCTGGTTCTATGGTTCCACAGATACTTTGCTGGACACAAAAACCAGCTCTGTTGTTCCTGTGGACTTGAATGCCATCTTGTGTCGTGTGGAGAGAACACTGGTCAAATTCTACACAGATCTAG GTGAGCCAGAAATGGTCTCCAGGTTTTCAGAGGCCCTAAAGCAGCGGCTCAAAGCTGTGCAGGATGTGCTGTGGGACCCAGATCTAGGAGTGTGGTTGGACTACAATACAGAACATCAGAAAAGGAATACAAACTTTTATCCCAGCAACTTGTCTCCACTTTGGGCTTCATGCTATGAAGACACAACAATTGTTGACAAACTGGTTTCCTATTTGGAG AAAAGTGAAGCATTGACCTACAAAAATGGTCTTCCAACTTCTATGAAAAACTCTGGACAGCAGTGGGATTTCCCTAATGGCTGGGCACCTTTACAACACATGGTAATTGAAG GGCTGGAAAAGACACAGTCTCCCAAAGCACAGGAAATGGCCTTCAAACTAGCCCAAAAGTGGGTCACATCCAATTTTAGAGTATTCAAGGAGTACAATGCCATGTTTGAAAAG tatgATGTTGAAGGTGATGGTAAACCAGGTGGAGGGGGAGAATATGAAGTACAG CTGGGCTTTGGATGGAGCAATGGAGTCATCCTTCAGCTTTTGGACCTCTACAGATCCCGTCTGACTAGTTCAGCCATCATGACCTCATTATCATTTTCTACTTTACTGTTAATAATAATACCGATAATAATGCTTACTTTATGGGTATAA
- the TREH gene encoding trehalase isoform X1, whose amino-acid sequence MNSSAWWVTLLTLFCVLQKKGVNGNFTTPCDSQIFCTGKFLHHVQMAKIFEDDKHFVDMSLRDSPNKIHKKFQSLLLTPPSGLVDREKLITFLNTSFNHPGTELEQWDPPDWNESPKFLSGIVDAEFRKWAQNLTSLWKSLGRKIKEEVKTQPDRYSLIYVPNPLIVPGGRFREFYYWDSYWVINGLILSEMTQTARGMIENFLYMVQRYGMIPNGGRIYYIRRSQPPFLTLMMESYMESQKNLTFLRESIPTLLKEYDFWMNNRSISVSLNGNNYTLNRYYVPVGEPRPESYSKDFELAENLTTTVEAKQLLYSDITAAAESGWDFSTRWFYGSTDTLLDTKTSSVVPVDLNAILCRVERTLVKFYTDLGEPEMVSRFSEALKQRLKAVQDVLWDPDLGVWLDYNTEHQKRNTNFYPSNLSPLWASCYEDTTIVDKLVSYLEKSEALTYKNGLPTSMKNSGQQWDFPNGWAPLQHMVIEGLEKTQSPKAQEMAFKLAQKWVTSNFRVFKEYNAMFEKYDVEGDGKPGGGGEYEVQLGFGWSNGVILQLLDLYRSRLTSSAIMTSLSFSTLLLIIIPIIMLTLWV is encoded by the exons TCAGATCTTTTGCACGGGAAAATTCCTTCACCATGTCCAGATGGCCAAGATTTTTGAAGATGATAAACATTTTGTTGACATGAGCCTCCGTGATTCGCCTA acaaaatacataaaaaatttcAGAGTCTGCTTCTGACGCCCCCTAGTGGACTAGTGGATAGGGAAAAATTGATCACATTCCTGAACACATCCTTCAATCATCCTGGCACAGAACTGGAACAGTGGGACCCACCAGACTGGAATGAAAG CCCCAAATTCTTATCTGGTATTGTTGATGCTGAATTTCGCAAGTGGGCCCAAAATCTTACTTCCCTTTGGAAGTCATTGGGTAGAAAG ATCAAAGAAGAAGTAAAAACCcaaccagatcgatattcgctaaTCTATGTTCCAAATCCACTGATAGTACCTGGAGGTAGATTCCGAGAATTTTACTACTG GGATTCGTATTGGGTGATTAATGGACTTATTCTCTCTGAAATGACCCAGACAGCCAGAGGAATGATAGAAAATTTCCTTTATATGGTACAACG ATACGGAATGATCCCTAATGGAGGGAGAATATATTACATTCGCAGAAGCCAACCACCATTCCTTACTTTAATGATGGAAAGCTACATGGAAAGCCAAAAGAACCTCACCTTTCTCAG GGAATCCATCCCAACCTTGTTGAAAGAGTATGACTTCTGGATGAATAACCGGAGTATATCGGTGTCACTCAATGGAAACAATTACACGCTAAATCGATACTATGTACCAGTAGGGGAGCCAAG GCCCGAGTCTTATTCTAAAGATTTTGAGCTTGCTGAAAACCTTACAACAACAG TAGAAGCAAAACAGTTGTTGTATTCGGACATTACAGCTGCTGCGGAGTCTGGTTGGGACTTTTCTACCCGCTGGTTCTATGGTTCCACAGATACTTTGCTGGACACAAAAACCAGCTCTGTTGTTCCTGTGGACTTGAATGCCATCTTGTGTCGTGTGGAGAGAACACTGGTCAAATTCTACACAGATCTAG GTGAGCCAGAAATGGTCTCCAGGTTTTCAGAGGCCCTAAAGCAGCGGCTCAAAGCTGTGCAGGATGTGCTGTGGGACCCAGATCTAGGAGTGTGGTTGGACTACAATACAGAACATCAGAAAAGGAATACAAACTTTTATCCCAGCAACTTGTCTCCACTTTGGGCTTCATGCTATGAAGACACAACAATTGTTGACAAACTGGTTTCCTATTTGGAG AAAAGTGAAGCATTGACCTACAAAAATGGTCTTCCAACTTCTATGAAAAACTCTGGACAGCAGTGGGATTTCCCTAATGGCTGGGCACCTTTACAACACATGGTAATTGAAG GGCTGGAAAAGACACAGTCTCCCAAAGCACAGGAAATGGCCTTCAAACTAGCCCAAAAGTGGGTCACATCCAATTTTAGAGTATTCAAGGAGTACAATGCCATGTTTGAAAAG tatgATGTTGAAGGTGATGGTAAACCAGGTGGAGGGGGAGAATATGAAGTACAG CTGGGCTTTGGATGGAGCAATGGAGTCATCCTTCAGCTTTTGGACCTCTACAGATCCCGTCTGACTAGTTCAGCCATCATGACCTCATTATCATTTTCTACTTTACTGTTAATAATAATACCGATAATAATGCTTACTTTATGGGTATAA